One genomic region from Pagrus major chromosome 24, Pma_NU_1.0 encodes:
- the LOC141020399 gene encoding protein NLRC3-like has translation MNQCEDREEGGPPSKTTGPGPGPGPEPGPGPGPGPEAGPGPEPGPEAGAEAGPGPSCVSFRSDHSKEYFIEFQQQRSSDRQVDQESSEVPRGPSAQQHQTHLDSIFMLLEENIVTFVKNELKKIQKVLSSDSPECLESQREDEEVLDGEDEEQRRRSSREAFLKITLHFLRRMKQEELADCLQSRSHSGVCQRKLKSNLKEKFQCVFEGIAKAGNPTLLNQIYTELYITEGGTAEVNDEHEVRQIEAASRKPDRPETTVRQEDIFKASPGRDEPIRTVMTKGVAGIGKTVLTHKVTLDWAEDKANQDIQFTFPFTFRELNVLKEKKFSLVELVHHFFTETKEICSFEEFQVVFIFDGLDECRLPLNFHNTKILTDATKSTSVDVLLTNLIRGNLLPSARLWITTRPAAANQIPPGCVDMVTEVRGFTDPQKEEYFRKRFRDEEQATRIISHIKTSRSLHIMCHIPVFCWITATVLEDVLKTREGGELPKTLTEMYIYFLVVQSKVKKVKYDGGAETDPHWTPESRKMIESLGKLAFEQLQSGNLIFYESDLTEFGIDITAASVYSGVFTQIFKEEKGLYQDKVFCFIHLSVQEFLAALHVHLTFINSGVNLMSEEKTAANQSPETRFYQSAVDQALQSPNGHLDLFLRFLLGLSLQTNQTLLQGLQTQTGSSSQTNQETVGYIKNKFEETLPAERSINLFHCLNELNDRSLVEEIQQYLRSGSLSTDKLSPAQWSALVFILLSSEEDLDVFDLKKYSASEEALLRLLPVVKASNKVLLSGCDLSERSCEALSSVLSSQSSSLRELDLSNNNLQDSGVKQLSVGLESPHCNLESLRISSCDLSERSCEALSSVLSSQSSSLRELDLTNNNLQDSGVKQLSAGLESLQCRLETLRLSSCDLSVRSCEALSSVFSSQSSSLRELDLSNNNLQDSGVKQLSVRLESPHCRLETLRLSSCDLSERSCEALSSVFSSQSSSLRELDLSNNNLQDSGVKQLSVGLKSSHRVLETLRLSGCLITEEGCTSLASALDSNPSHLRELDLSYNHPGDSGVKLLSARLEDPGWRLDTLRQCRRSFSSNIFISIATEYTTKERAQTAEEESVEDDTASNPDTGELQVDADMANLQTT, from the exons atgaatcagtgtgaggacagagaggagggaggccctccctctaaaaccactggacctggacctggacctggacccgaacctggacctggacctggacctggacctgaagctggacctggacctgagcctGGACCTGAAGCTGGAGCTGAAGCTGGACCTggacccagctgtgtgtccttcaggAGTGACCATTCAAAGGAGTATTTCATTGAATTCCAACAACAGCgttcatcagacagaca agtcgaccaggagagctcagaggttccCAGAGGTCCGTCTgcccagcagcatcaaacacacctggactccatatttaTG ctgctggaggagaacattgtgacttttgtgaagaacgagctgaagaagatCCAGAAGGTTCTGAGTTCAGATTCCCCAGAATGCTTAGAGAgtcagagggaggatgaggaggtgttggatggtgaggatgaagagcagaggaggaggagcagcagagaggcatttctgaagatcacacttcacttcctgaggagaatgaagcaggaggagctggctgactgtctgcagagca gaaGTCATTCTGGAGTTTGTCAGCGTAAACTCAAATCTAACCTGAAGgagaagttccagtgtgtgtttgaggggatcgctaaagcaggaaacccaacccttctgaatcagatctacacagagctctacatcacagagggagggactgcagaggtcaatgatgaacatgaggtcagacagattgaagcagcatccaggaaaccagacagaccagaaacaacagtcagacaagaagacatcttcaaagcctcacctggaagagacgaaccaatcagaacagtgatgacaaagggagtggctggcatcgggaaaacagtcttaacacacaaggtcactctggactgggctgaagacaaagccaaccaggacatacagttcacatttccattcactttcagagagctgaatgtgctgaaagagaaaaagttcagcttggtggagcttgttcatcacttcttcactgaaaccaaagaaatctgcagctttgaagagttccaggttgtgttcatctttgacggtctggatgagtgtcgacttcctctgaACTTCCACAACACTAAAATCCTGACTGATGCCACAAaatccacctcagtggatgtgctgctgacaaacctcatcaggggaaacctgcttccctctgctcgcctctggataaccacacgacctgcagcagccaatcagatccctcctgggtgtgttgacatggtgacagaggtcagagggttcactgacccacagaaggaggagtacttcaggaagagattcagagatgaggagcaggccaccagaatcatctcccacatcaagacatcacgaagcctccacatcatgtgccacatcccagtcttctgctggatcactgctacagttctggaggatgtgttgaagaccagagagggaggagagctgcccaagaccctgactgagatgtacatctacttcctggtggttcagtccaaagtgaagaaggtcaagtatgatggaggagctgagacagatccacactggactccagaaagcaggaagatgattgagtctctgggaaaactggcttttgagcagctgcagagcggcaacctgatcttctatgaatcagacctgacagagttTGGCATTGATAtcacagcagcctcagtgtactcaggagtgttcacacagatctttaaagaggagaaaggactgtaccaggacaaggtgttctgcttcatccatctgagtgttcaggagtttctggctgctcttcacgtccatctgacattcatcaactctggagtcaatctgatgtcagaggaaaaaacagcagccaatcaATCTCCAGAGACACGTttctaccagagtgctgtggaccaggccttacagagtccaaatggacaccttgacctgttcctccgcttcctcctgggtctttcactgcagaccaatcagactctcctacaaggtctgcagacacagacaggaagtagctcacagaccaatcaggaaacagtcGGTTACATCAAGAATAAGTTTGAAGAGACTCTGcctgcagagagaagcatcaatctgttccactgtctgaatgaactgaacgaCCGTTCTCTcgtggaggagatccaacagtacctgagatcaggaagtctctccacagataaactgtctcctgctcagtggtcagctctggtcttcatcttactgtcatcagaagaagatctggacgtgtttgacctgaagaaatactctgcttcagaggaggctcttctgaggctgctgccagtggtcaaagcctccaacaaagttCT ACTGAGTGGCTGtgacctctcagagagaagctgtgaagctctgtcctcagttctcagctcccagtcctctagtctgagagagctggacctgagtaacaacaacctgcaggattcaggagtgaagcagctctctgttggactggagagtccacacTGCAATCTGGAAAGTTTGAG aATAAGTAGCTGtgacctctcagagagaagctgtgaagctctgtcctcagttctcagctcccagtcctctagtctgagagagctggacctgactaacaacaacctgcaggattcaggagtgaagcagctgtcagctggactggagagtctACAATGTAGACttgaaactctcag GTTGAGTAGCTGTGACCTCTCAgtgagaagctgtgaagctctgtcctcagttttcagctcccagtcctctagtctgagagagctggacctgagtaacaacaacctgcaggattcaggagtgaagcagctgtctgttcgactggagagtccacactgtagacttgaaactctcag GTTGAGTAGCTGtgacctctcagagagaagctgtgaagctctgtcctcagttttcagctcccagtcctctagtctgagagagctggacctgagtaacaacaacctgcaggattcaggagtgaagcagctgtctgttggactgaagagttCACACCGTGTCCttgaaactctcag gctgtcaggctgtctgatcacagaggaaggctgtacttcgctggcctcagctctggactccaacccctcccatctgagagagctggacctgagctacaatcatccaggagactcaggagtgaagctgctgtctgctcgaCTGGAGGATCCAggctggagactggacactctcag acagtgtcggcggagcttttcttcaaacatcttcatcagcatcGCCACAGAATATACGACAAAGGAAAGGGCGCAAACAGCCGAGGAAGAGTCCGTCGAGGACGATACAGCTAGCAACCCTGACACAGGGGAGCTACAGGTGGATGCGGACATGGCTAACCTGCAAACGACGTGA